A genomic stretch from Vibrio algarum includes:
- the xdhB gene encoding xanthine dehydrogenase molybdopterin binding subunit has product MGTPVSTEQFEKSDIIISGQQHVGGQEHFYLEGQISLAELTEDGGIFLRTSSQHPTEVQTLVAEVLGIPFNKVTVDMRRMGGGFGGKETQAAQWACLASMGAFLTGKAVKIRLPRSTDMSVTGKRHPFFNQYKIGASKQGLIETVEIEVNGLCGHSADLSGAIVDRAMFHSDNAYFLGDAFVTGNRLKTDTVSHTAFRGFGGPQGMMVIEKAMQDLSIVVGEDALDLRLKNLYREGKATTHYGMPVEQYEELKEVITQLETRSDYRKRREEIKKWNDTSPVLKKGLALTPVKFGISFTALHLNQAGALIHIYTDGSVQVSHGGTEMGQGLHTKIQQIVAQTLGIPFELVLVTSTRTDKVPNTSPTAASSGADLNGMAAHNAAKELKSRLLEFAHETYQATDAEAVIVDGVLTIGEKQVDWHSLVQQAYLNRVSLSASGFYKTPKIWYDQEKSVGRPFFYFSLGASCSEVTIDTLTGELRVDRVDILHDVGNSLNPAIDLGQIEGAFIQGMGWLTTEELVWNKEGVLLSNSPMNYKIPTIGDYPKQMNVALFDKANPEHSIYRSKAVGEPPFMHAISVWCAIYDAVASISNHTQAVDLNAPATGEEILKACEKQYEQFGRETTYASQ; this is encoded by the coding sequence TGACATCATCATCTCCGGACAACAACACGTTGGTGGTCAAGAACATTTTTATTTAGAAGGGCAAATTAGCCTTGCTGAACTCACTGAAGACGGTGGTATTTTCTTACGCACTTCTAGCCAGCATCCAACCGAGGTACAAACACTCGTTGCTGAAGTACTTGGCATACCATTCAACAAAGTTACCGTTGATATGCGCCGAATGGGAGGCGGTTTTGGGGGCAAAGAAACACAAGCGGCGCAATGGGCATGTCTAGCCAGCATGGGGGCATTTCTTACAGGAAAAGCGGTTAAAATTCGACTGCCCCGCTCCACTGATATGTCGGTAACGGGTAAGCGTCATCCATTCTTTAATCAATACAAAATAGGCGCGAGTAAGCAAGGTTTGATAGAAACTGTCGAGATAGAAGTCAATGGCTTATGTGGTCATTCTGCGGATCTCTCTGGTGCTATCGTTGATCGTGCCATGTTCCATAGTGATAACGCCTACTTTCTTGGTGATGCCTTTGTTACAGGTAATAGGCTTAAAACCGACACTGTTTCTCATACTGCTTTTCGCGGCTTTGGCGGGCCTCAAGGGATGATGGTAATTGAGAAAGCGATGCAAGATCTTAGTATTGTTGTCGGAGAGGATGCCCTCGACCTTCGCTTGAAAAACCTTTATAGAGAAGGCAAAGCTACAACTCATTACGGTATGCCCGTCGAGCAGTATGAAGAGCTCAAAGAGGTCATCACGCAATTAGAAACTCGCAGCGATTACCGCAAACGTCGCGAAGAGATAAAAAAATGGAACGACACTAGTCCGGTACTCAAAAAAGGGTTAGCGCTTACCCCCGTTAAATTTGGTATTTCATTTACTGCTTTGCACCTAAACCAAGCCGGCGCACTTATTCATATCTATACTGATGGCAGCGTACAAGTTTCCCATGGTGGTACGGAGATGGGACAAGGTTTACACACCAAGATTCAACAAATTGTTGCGCAAACATTAGGTATACCGTTCGAGTTAGTACTTGTGACGTCGACTCGAACCGACAAAGTACCGAATACCTCACCAACGGCCGCTTCATCTGGTGCCGATCTAAACGGTATGGCGGCACATAATGCAGCCAAAGAACTTAAATCCCGACTTCTTGAATTCGCGCATGAAACTTATCAAGCTACCGATGCCGAAGCAGTTATCGTTGATGGTGTGCTGACCATTGGAGAAAAGCAGGTCGATTGGCATTCATTGGTTCAGCAAGCCTATCTAAATCGCGTCTCACTTTCCGCCAGCGGATTCTATAAAACGCCTAAAATTTGGTATGACCAAGAAAAATCTGTCGGTAGGCCATTTTTCTACTTCTCGTTAGGGGCATCTTGCTCTGAAGTCACTATCGATACTCTCACTGGTGAATTACGTGTCGATCGAGTGGATATTTTACATGACGTTGGCAATAGCCTTAACCCCGCTATCGATCTGGGTCAGATAGAGGGTGCGTTTATTCAAGGTATGGGATGGCTAACCACAGAGGAGTTAGTCTGGAATAAAGAGGGTGTGCTGCTAAGTAACAGCCCAATGAACTATAAGATACCGACGATTGGCGACTATCCAAAACAGATGAATGTTGCGTTATTTGATAAAGCAAATCCTGAACACAGTATTTACCGTTCTAAAGCAGTAGGTGAGCCACCATTTATGCACGCAATTAGCGTTTGGTGCGCTATCTACGACGCTGTTGCTTCGATCAGCAATCATACTCAAGCCGTTGATTTAAACGCACCAGCGACCGGCGAAGAGATTCTTAAAGCGTGTGAAAAACAGTACGAACAATTTGGTAGGGAGACGACCTATGCAAGTCAATGA
- the xdhC gene encoding xanthine dehydrogenase accessory protein XdhC has protein sequence MQVNESNTFNQLTENSTLTWLEACQWLENNGEAYCIATIIAEAGSVPRSSGSKMVVSANGQFDTLGGGNLELQVIGKARARLAETQLSPHKSGVSIERFSLAADLEQCCGGAVQVMLEPINCQQPKVIIYGAGHVSQALCTILKQLPCHVSVIDNRQQWVEQVCAMGIHAYQHDSPVETINDINPNSMLLIMTHDHALDFELTKTALERASFPYIGLIGSKGKKQRFEFRLKEQLSSTSLLENLTCPIGHTDIKGKLPMQVAVSVAAQLMALFDQVKARPTEIKEETLRKEAQWQQANTARKSLKEAQHD, from the coding sequence ATGCAAGTCAATGAGTCTAATACTTTCAATCAATTAACAGAGAATTCAACGCTAACATGGTTAGAGGCATGCCAATGGTTAGAAAATAATGGAGAGGCGTACTGCATTGCTACCATCATAGCAGAAGCAGGTTCTGTTCCACGGTCAAGTGGTAGCAAAATGGTGGTTTCTGCCAATGGTCAGTTCGACACTTTAGGCGGTGGAAACCTTGAACTTCAGGTGATAGGAAAGGCGCGAGCACGATTAGCAGAAACACAATTATCCCCACATAAAAGCGGAGTTTCTATTGAACGTTTTTCATTAGCTGCCGACCTTGAACAGTGTTGCGGGGGCGCGGTGCAAGTGATGCTAGAACCCATAAACTGCCAACAACCAAAAGTAATAATTTACGGTGCAGGACACGTTAGCCAAGCACTGTGTACCATTTTAAAACAGCTTCCCTGTCATGTATCTGTTATCGATAATCGTCAGCAATGGGTAGAACAAGTTTGTGCTATGGGTATTCATGCGTATCAGCATGACTCACCTGTCGAAACCATTAACGATATTAATCCAAACAGCATGTTACTCATCATGACCCATGACCATGCCCTCGACTTTGAACTTACCAAGACAGCTCTAGAGAGAGCGAGCTTTCCTTATATCGGTTTAATCGGTTCTAAAGGGAAAAAACAGCGCTTTGAGTTTCGTTTAAAAGAGCAACTGTCTAGTACGTCCCTACTTGAAAATCTCACTTGCCCTATCGGACACACTGACATCAAGGGAAAGCTTCCTATGCAGGTCGCTGTTTCCGTTGCTGCACAGTTGATGGCCTTGTTTGATCAAGTAAAAGCAAGGCCAACAGAGATAAAAGAAGAAACTTTACGTAAAGAAGCCCAATGGCAACAAGCAAACACGGCTAGAAAATCATTAAAGGAGGCTCAACATGACTAA
- a CDS encoding 2-oxo-4-hydroxy-4-carboxy-5-ureidoimidazoline decarboxylase — MTNPVKEKELSIDRELLQKICSSQRWQTLLLRSITSESGKSLSKHNVIEMADKAFCQLEEKDWLEAFAGHPMIGDISSLRKKYAQGKNLSEREQSQVSSAPEAILEKLLELNQAYLDKFGFIFIVCATNKSADDMLGILQSRIVNNRSDELLNATIEQKKISQIRMEVLL; from the coding sequence ATGACTAACCCTGTCAAAGAAAAAGAGCTTTCTATCGACAGAGAGTTACTGCAAAAAATTTGTTCAAGCCAGCGTTGGCAAACACTGCTGTTGCGGTCTATAACTTCTGAATCCGGAAAGAGCTTAAGTAAACACAATGTGATTGAAATGGCTGATAAGGCATTCTGCCAACTGGAAGAGAAAGATTGGTTAGAAGCCTTTGCGGGTCACCCAATGATAGGCGATATATCGAGCCTTAGAAAAAAATACGCCCAAGGAAAAAACCTAAGTGAACGCGAACAAAGTCAGGTTTCCAGTGCGCCAGAGGCGATATTAGAAAAACTATTGGAGCTCAATCAAGCTTATTTGGATAAATTCGGCTTCATTTTTATCGTCTGTGCCACGAATAAATCTGCAGATGACATGCTAGGGATTTTACAAAGTCGAATCGTCAATAACCGTTCAGACGAATTACTTAACGCAACGATTGAACAGAAAAAAATCAGCCAGATTCGTATGGAGGTCCTACTATGA
- the uraH gene encoding hydroxyisourate hydrolase: MSSLSCHVLNTTHGVPASGIEVELCAFSQHDCLQKGITDQDGRFRFDAITLEKGRYTLKFHTESYCQSQFGGCFFPLVEVHFIVEDERHYHVPLLLSPYSYSTYRGS, encoded by the coding sequence ATGAGCAGTTTAAGTTGTCATGTACTCAACACCACACATGGTGTACCAGCTTCTGGTATCGAAGTAGAGCTCTGTGCTTTTTCGCAACATGATTGTTTGCAAAAAGGAATAACCGATCAAGATGGTCGCTTTCGATTTGACGCAATAACCTTAGAAAAAGGCCGATACACACTTAAATTCCACACAGAATCGTATTGCCAAAGCCAATTTGGTGGGTGTTTTTTCCCATTAGTGGAAGTGCATTTTATTGTTGAAGACGAACGTCACTATCACGTCCCTTTATTGCTATCACCCTACTCCTACTCGACCTATAGGGGGAGTTAG
- the guaD gene encoding guanine deaminase has translation MPVFLEQLLSNGTTTASVFASVHSHSVDAFFVAAEELGARMICGKVMMDRNCPDYLQDTPESAYHDSKSLIERWHGNGRAMYAITPRFAPTSSPEQLKKAGQLANEHPDTFIQTHMSENLSEIAWIKSLYPDHRDYLDVYQSFDLARDRSLFGHCVHLQDREYQALAESGSTITFCPSSNLFLGSGLFDYQRAKDHNIPISIASDIGAGTSLSLFTNQSDAYKICQLQGISLDPFESLYRCTQGAADAMGLSHLIGNLNPGTEADFIELDIKASPILHQRLVRCNDLAEQLFAISILSDERVIAATYLNGKLVYKKGSKICGHNSTNGLRYLSNGSM, from the coding sequence ATCCCAGTTTTTTTAGAGCAACTTCTTTCGAACGGAACGACAACCGCAAGCGTCTTTGCATCGGTTCACTCACACTCGGTAGACGCATTCTTTGTCGCCGCAGAAGAACTCGGTGCAAGAATGATATGCGGGAAAGTCATGATGGATAGAAATTGCCCTGATTACCTGCAAGATACCCCAGAATCCGCTTATCACGATAGCAAATCTCTGATAGAAAGATGGCATGGAAACGGTAGAGCCATGTACGCTATTACACCTCGATTCGCACCGACTAGTTCACCGGAACAACTCAAAAAGGCGGGGCAACTTGCCAACGAGCATCCAGATACCTTTATTCAAACTCATATGAGTGAAAACTTATCTGAAATAGCCTGGATAAAATCACTCTATCCAGACCATCGTGACTATTTAGATGTATACCAAAGCTTTGATTTAGCTCGAGACCGTTCGCTATTTGGTCACTGCGTTCACTTGCAAGACCGAGAATACCAAGCGCTAGCTGAATCAGGTTCTACCATTACCTTTTGTCCGTCTTCTAACCTGTTTTTGGGCAGTGGCTTGTTCGATTACCAAAGAGCTAAGGACCATAATATCCCTATTTCTATCGCCAGCGATATTGGCGCGGGCACCAGCTTAAGCTTATTTACTAACCAATCTGATGCTTACAAAATTTGTCAGTTGCAAGGCATCAGCTTAGACCCATTCGAATCTTTATATCGCTGCACGCAAGGCGCTGCAGATGCAATGGGACTTTCTCACCTGATCGGTAACCTTAATCCGGGGACTGAAGCCGATTTCATTGAACTCGATATCAAAGCATCACCTATTCTTCACCAACGCTTAGTCCGTTGTAACGATTTAGCTGAACAACTGTTCGCTATCTCGATCTTAAGCGATGAAAGAGTCATCGCTGCTACTTATCTGAATGGAAAACTCGTCTACAAAAAAGGAAGTAAAATATGTGGCCACAACTCTACGAATGGATTGCGTTATTTATCAAATGGTTCCATGTAA
- a CDS encoding urate hydroxylase PuuD, which produces MWPQLYEWIALFIKWFHVICGIAWIGASFYFTWLDNSLETPPKWKKDKGIKGDLWAVHGGGFYEVAKYQVGPEKMPDNLHWFKWEAYTTWITGSVLMIWMYYLNAQAYLIDPRVMTLSTAEAISLGVGAILAGVVCYEVLLRSPLAKNKTLFVVSLTVVGGLFFYAFTEIFSGRGAFIHMGALIGSIMVNNVWHKIIPGQRKMVAQVAAGQAVDPAPGLEGKRRSIHNNYLTLPVIFLMISNHYPMIYQHSFSWLVALLIMIISAWIRHYFNLKHTGQNKPSVLLSGIAAMCLLAVIVSVPSTKSIDVSSVEMSDNTSLNSLQSGALDIIAARCSTCHSSEPTDDVFVIAPSGVIFDNWQDIERWAPRILARSVETADMPFLNKTGMTDEERSQLKQLLTAQ; this is translated from the coding sequence ATGTGGCCACAACTCTACGAATGGATTGCGTTATTTATCAAATGGTTCCATGTAATATGTGGAATCGCGTGGATAGGAGCGAGTTTCTATTTTACGTGGCTGGATAATAGCCTAGAAACGCCACCAAAATGGAAAAAAGACAAGGGTATTAAAGGCGATCTATGGGCTGTCCATGGCGGTGGTTTCTACGAAGTAGCAAAATACCAAGTAGGCCCTGAAAAAATGCCCGACAACTTGCATTGGTTTAAATGGGAAGCCTACACCACTTGGATTACTGGCTCGGTTCTGATGATCTGGATGTATTATCTCAACGCACAAGCCTACCTTATAGACCCAAGAGTAATGACGCTCTCCACGGCCGAAGCGATAAGTTTGGGTGTAGGGGCTATCTTAGCGGGTGTTGTCTGCTATGAAGTGTTGTTACGTTCACCGTTAGCCAAAAACAAGACCCTTTTTGTTGTGTCACTCACCGTGGTTGGAGGGTTATTTTTTTATGCCTTCACTGAAATTTTTAGTGGTCGTGGGGCATTTATTCATATGGGGGCTTTAATAGGCTCAATTATGGTTAATAACGTCTGGCATAAAATTATCCCCGGGCAACGGAAAATGGTGGCTCAGGTTGCTGCTGGACAAGCCGTTGATCCTGCCCCTGGCCTAGAAGGAAAAAGACGCTCCATTCATAATAACTACCTTACTCTTCCCGTTATCTTTTTAATGATAAGCAACCACTATCCAATGATTTATCAGCATTCTTTTAGTTGGCTAGTAGCACTGCTTATCATGATAATTAGTGCATGGATACGACACTATTTCAACCTAAAACACACAGGCCAAAATAAACCAAGCGTTTTGCTTTCTGGCATTGCGGCTATGTGCCTGCTTGCTGTTATTGTGAGTGTCCCATCCACCAAATCAATCGATGTGAGTTCCGTTGAAATGAGTGACAACACTTCGCTTAATTCTTTACAAAGTGGTGCATTAGATATTATCGCGGCGCGGTGTTCTACTTGTCATAGCAGCGAACCAACTGATGATGTGTTTGTTATTGCACCTTCAGGCGTAATATTTGATAACTGGCAAGACATCGAGCGTTGGGCACCCCGAATTCTAGCCCGCTCAGTTGAAACCGCCGATATGCCATTCTTAAATAAAACAGGCATGACAGATGAAGAAAGAAGCCAACTTAAGCAATTGTTAACCGCTCAATAG
- a CDS encoding LysR family transcriptional regulator yields MDRLIAMRVFVEVVDLGSLTAAASKLDMSRSMATRYIASLEKSFSIKLLNRNSRSLHITNAGEEVLPYCRQILSLNDEAMYKTSNEDAEATGLIRVACSVSFGQAYVAAAIRRFLTHFPKVSVELVLTERDVDLTKEPFDIFIQIGNRFDQNMVARQLTRCHSVVCASEDYLNEFGRPVTPNQLTAHTCLTHVGLGKHWLFKTTTQKSGQEPIEVPIFGHFKSNDVMVLMQAALAGEGITCLPSIIVQPYLDSGELSPLLERYVTGEVDIHIIYPTRKHLTNRVNKLIDFLIEDCNDR; encoded by the coding sequence ATGGATCGACTCATAGCGATGCGAGTATTTGTTGAAGTTGTTGACCTAGGCAGTTTGACCGCTGCTGCTAGTAAACTCGACATGTCTCGTTCGATGGCAACGCGATACATTGCTTCGCTCGAAAAATCATTTTCAATCAAATTGTTAAATCGAAATTCGAGAAGTTTACACATAACTAACGCAGGTGAAGAGGTGTTACCTTATTGCCGACAAATTCTCTCGTTAAATGATGAAGCTATGTATAAAACAAGCAATGAGGATGCAGAAGCGACAGGTCTTATCCGTGTGGCGTGCAGTGTTTCATTTGGTCAGGCTTATGTTGCAGCTGCCATTCGTCGATTTTTAACTCACTTTCCAAAAGTGTCGGTTGAGTTAGTTTTGACAGAGCGTGATGTTGATCTAACCAAAGAACCTTTTGATATTTTTATACAAATAGGGAATAGATTTGATCAAAACATGGTGGCTCGACAACTCACTCGTTGTCACTCCGTCGTCTGTGCGTCAGAAGACTATTTAAACGAGTTTGGGCGACCAGTTACACCAAATCAATTAACCGCCCATACTTGTTTGACTCATGTTGGTTTAGGCAAGCATTGGTTATTTAAAACGACCACACAAAAATCTGGTCAAGAGCCGATAGAAGTCCCAATTTTTGGGCATTTTAAGTCCAATGATGTGATGGTGTTAATGCAAGCCGCTCTGGCTGGAGAAGGGATTACCTGTCTACCTTCCATAATTGTACAACCTTACCTCGATAGCGGTGAGCTTTCACCGCTACTGGAGAGGTATGTTACAGGAGAGGTGGATATCCATATAATTTACCCTACTCGTAAGCATCTTACGAATAGGGTAAATAAATTAATCGACTTTTTAATCGAAGACTGTAATGACCGATAG
- a CDS encoding glutaredoxin family protein, whose protein sequence is MKFIRWFLGKVILTLSFIFSPKGIKRSEELQKELDKKASSLALYQFEACPFCVKVRRAMQRQSITFDLRDAKNNPTHREALLTHGGALKVPCLRIDNGDETTWMYESSDIVAYLEKEFA, encoded by the coding sequence ATGAAGTTTATCCGTTGGTTTTTAGGGAAAGTTATTCTGACCTTAAGTTTTATTTTTTCACCTAAAGGCATTAAGCGAAGCGAAGAATTACAAAAAGAACTCGATAAAAAAGCAAGCTCACTGGCTTTGTATCAATTTGAAGCCTGTCCATTTTGTGTGAAAGTGCGTCGTGCAATGCAACGTCAATCTATTACCTTTGATCTTCGTGATGCGAAAAATAACCCAACTCACAGGGAAGCGTTATTGACTCACGGTGGCGCACTTAAAGTGCCATGTCTACGAATAGATAACGGTGACGAAACAACCTGGATGTATGAATCATCCGATATCGTGGCCTATTTAGAAAAAGAGTTCGCTTAA
- a CDS encoding DUF2339 domain-containing protein — protein sequence MGGNHSAILAFPLWVVLLIAFAIGSQTQIDWVERGGLIVGIFSVLYAFMKLDLNRVLLELVKRKAIKKQVVFCYHATHFWGLALCCIAYFNQVLSLNVEETLLLLPWLLVGFIVACYQPKLLTRWPLKVYQPLYQQVIVLPFLAIIASFILCTLPIFEVSIADVIWLPILNPLELTSMASMLFVVHCLRHKNAQVVLTNYFKIQLGKTKLVSIWVAFSGVIFAHSALGRGVSHYTLASYDLFSLWHSGVFQAGLAILWSVIAMMATGIGSRFGSVRIWWVGAILFAVTVLKLLVLDLSNRDTIVMVFAIIFVGVVMVLVGYFSPMPKSRKSLE from the coding sequence GTGGGTGGTAATCACTCAGCTATTTTGGCTTTCCCTCTTTGGGTTGTGTTGTTAATCGCATTTGCAATTGGGTCACAAACTCAAATCGATTGGGTTGAGCGGGGTGGTTTAATTGTGGGAATATTTAGTGTGCTTTATGCATTCATGAAACTCGATTTAAACAGAGTGTTACTAGAGTTGGTAAAGCGCAAGGCAATAAAAAAACAGGTTGTCTTTTGTTATCACGCAACTCATTTTTGGGGACTCGCTTTATGCTGCATTGCTTATTTCAATCAAGTGTTGTCTTTGAATGTTGAAGAGACGTTACTATTACTACCTTGGTTGTTGGTTGGGTTCATTGTGGCTTGTTATCAGCCTAAATTGCTCACCCGATGGCCGCTAAAAGTTTACCAACCATTATACCAACAAGTTATTGTGCTTCCATTTTTAGCGATTATTGCGAGTTTTATACTGTGTACATTGCCAATATTTGAAGTATCCATCGCCGATGTCATATGGCTACCAATTTTGAATCCGTTAGAGCTTACCTCCATGGCGTCAATGTTATTTGTTGTTCATTGTCTGCGCCATAAAAACGCTCAAGTTGTTCTCACTAATTATTTTAAAATTCAATTAGGCAAAACAAAATTGGTGTCAATTTGGGTGGCTTTTTCGGGGGTTATTTTTGCTCACAGTGCGTTAGGTCGCGGAGTTAGTCACTATACACTTGCGAGTTATGATCTATTCTCATTGTGGCATTCAGGTGTTTTTCAGGCTGGGTTAGCCATACTTTGGAGTGTTATAGCGATGATGGCGACGGGCATTGGTTCTCGATTTGGCAGTGTGAGAATCTGGTGGGTTGGAGCAATATTATTTGCGGTCACTGTTCTTAAGTTGCTTGTTTTGGATTTGAGTAATAGAGATACCATTGTGATGGTATTTGCGATTATTTTCGTTGGTGTCGTAATGGTACTCGTGGGTTATTTTTCACCCATGCCGAAAAGTCGCAAGTCTCTTGAATAA
- a CDS encoding DUF2339 domain-containing protein, producing MDILILLAICVLVSPIILSIVAFNKAKSLNIVIDKLREQLERLKTDHELLRLEFEMQQTRPRSESESSGVDEIDSTHKEEPITSVEANLMPNKVGSNSIETVSKPTVIQPDYNVMGAEKVVLAGESISYSEKLFGFLSSIKKRLPEPMARLVGKISPIALVGLGIVFVGLSFLIKLTYQAFSVPLWFKLSAIAVAGFCCVGLGWRLRKKPNYFGVALQGSGMAVLYLVVIAAGRYFALIPIELTFLLLSVLVVITTLLALLQNAQIMAVVAALAGFAVPVLLSTEATGNHLILLGYYLLLNLGLVFLAYKKKWYFLEKSGVICTFVLVEFWLVFSYHSSLMWETLPFLASYFFLYFLLAHSHACEDFSNRKQVISSVLVFTLPLTTYALFYTATATVAEYTAYSSLFLFVCYTVAAFTTSKLQKNSQLVYVYKAFALLFLAVAIPVFFSATFTAAIYALKAAMILWLSNKQVRSKFALVGLAFLMASFYQLYQLHEDILFYPTVIWSWIIQLMLICLVLAYYVSDWSFSYKTSRFSLARETISQCAMAAIVLLTVIPWLWVMLVDVHSLLFIQFIFVTVLLFVGHQFSRSQFSWGTLLLPLIVTIYFVITSCRDLIISGFATIVSVALLYKTSFPIKQKVVSLCSMAWLNVLLGVFVIIASTRANWHDSIEFILVTYFFVTLLACFALYRATKWVVITQLFWLSLFGLCC from the coding sequence ATGGACATATTAATCCTTTTAGCCATTTGTGTTTTAGTGTCACCAATTATCTTATCTATTGTCGCATTCAATAAAGCAAAATCATTAAATATAGTTATCGACAAACTGCGAGAACAACTAGAACGCCTTAAAACCGACCACGAGTTATTGCGCTTAGAATTTGAAATGCAACAAACTCGGCCTCGTTCTGAGAGTGAATCATCAGGTGTTGATGAAATCGATTCAACACATAAAGAAGAACCAATAACATCGGTAGAAGCGAATTTGATGCCTAATAAAGTAGGTTCAAATTCGATCGAAACCGTCTCAAAACCTACAGTTATACAACCAGACTACAACGTGATGGGAGCTGAAAAGGTTGTGTTAGCCGGAGAATCAATCAGTTATTCCGAAAAACTTTTTGGTTTTTTAAGTAGCATTAAAAAGAGGCTGCCTGAACCGATGGCTCGGCTCGTGGGCAAAATCAGTCCAATAGCGTTAGTGGGGTTAGGGATTGTTTTTGTCGGCTTGTCATTTTTAATTAAGCTCACTTATCAGGCGTTTAGCGTACCGTTATGGTTTAAATTGTCTGCGATAGCCGTTGCTGGTTTTTGTTGTGTCGGGTTAGGTTGGCGACTGCGGAAAAAACCGAATTATTTTGGTGTGGCATTGCAAGGAAGTGGAATGGCGGTGTTGTATCTTGTGGTTATCGCTGCAGGCCGTTATTTTGCTCTAATACCCATTGAATTAACCTTCTTGTTATTGTCTGTGCTCGTTGTTATCACGACGCTACTTGCTCTGCTACAAAATGCTCAAATAATGGCGGTAGTGGCGGCATTAGCCGGTTTTGCTGTCCCAGTGTTGTTATCGACAGAGGCAACAGGTAATCATCTCATTTTGCTCGGTTATTACTTGTTGCTGAATCTCGGCCTTGTTTTCTTAGCTTATAAGAAAAAATGGTATTTCTTAGAAAAATCAGGGGTTATTTGCACTTTTGTTTTAGTTGAATTTTGGCTGGTGTTTTCTTATCACTCCTCTCTGATGTGGGAAACGCTGCCGTTCTTAGCAAGCTATTTCTTCTTGTACTTTTTATTGGCTCATTCACATGCATGCGAAGACTTTTCTAACAGAAAACAAGTTATATCGAGCGTATTGGTCTTCACGCTACCCCTTACTACTTATGCTCTTTTTTACACAGCAACAGCAACGGTCGCTGAATATACGGCCTATTCATCGTTGTTTTTGTTTGTCTGTTATACCGTCGCTGCGTTCACGACGTCTAAGTTACAGAAAAACAGCCAACTCGTTTATGTATACAAAGCTTTTGCCCTGCTATTTTTGGCTGTGGCTATTCCGGTGTTCTTTAGTGCGACGTTTACCGCGGCTATTTACGCGTTGAAAGCGGCGATGATTCTCTGGTTAAGTAATAAACAGGTTCGAAGTAAATTTGCATTAGTGGGGCTCGCTTTTCTAATGGCGAGTTTCTATCAACTATATCAACTACATGAAGACATTTTGTTTTATCCTACCGTGATATGGTCGTGGATCATTCAATTAATGCTGATATGTTTGGTGTTGGCCTACTATGTCTCTGATTGGTCGTTCAGCTATAAAACGAGCCGGTTTTCTCTAGCCAGAGAGACGATAAGCCAATGTGCGATGGCGGCCATTGTTCTCTTGACGGTTATCCCTTGGTTATGGGTCATGCTGGTGGATGTTCATTCACTGCTCTTTATTCAATTTATTTTTGTGACTGTACTTCTATTTGTTGGTCATCAGTTTTCTCGTTCCCAATTCAGTTGGGGAACATTGCTTTTGCCTCTCATAGTGACGATTTATTTTGTGATTACGTCATGCAGAGATCTTATTATCAGTGGATTTGCCACTATTGTTTCAGTGGCACTGTTGTATAAAACGAGTTTCCCTATTAAACAGAAAGTAGTCTCACTATGTTCGATGGCGTGGTTGAATGTATTGCTCGGTGTGTTTGTCATTATTGCTTCTACGCGTGCAAATTGGCATGACAGCATTGAATTCATTCTCGTGACTTATTTCTTTGTCACTCTTCTGGCTTGCTTCGCTTTATATCGAGCAACGAAGTGGGTGGTAATCACTCAGCTATTTTGGCTTTCCCTCTTTGGGTTGTGTTGTTAA